AACCTTCTCAGGATCAGGCAAGGACTTGGCCACACTCTCCCTCTGCATACACCTCTTAGCCCAAGCAATCAGTTTCGGACACACTGCTTAGATTCTGAAGTTACCAAACTTCTCATACCCAGGGAACCAGGTGTAGAATCCAATAAGCGCAATGTCTACATCTGATCACATAAACAAAGCTCAAAGGTAAAGCTCATGAAGCATCAAACTCTAGGAGCGTCAATCAAAATATACAACAACTCTTCTACAGATCCAAACTTCAACAACTCATCTAAAGATCCAAACTTTGATTTCAAACTAACAAAAACGGAGGATTTAGATTATCTTCTTGAGTAGCTATGAAGCATCAAATTAAATGAGAATATCTCAGATAAATCCAGAGAATGCTCAAAGATCGAAACTTTAACAATAACTCATCTAAAGATCAAAACTTCTTGATTCACAAACCGGTTTACCGTTATGGATGAGAACCGGGTGCATCTGGAGAAGCAGAGGGCTCTTCTCCCTCAGATTCTCGTCCCTGTACTCGAAGTCGACACCTTTCTCCCTCAAAGCGATTCTTGTCCTCATGCCGTACATGCTAGGCCAGAAATCAAGAAGGATCACCTCTTTCGCCATTGTTTTTGCGATCACTCAAAGCTCACAGAAGTTGGATTGATCTTCTTTCTCTCGCTCGTTCTTCATCAATGGCGGCGTCACCAACATCAAAAATAACATCCCATCCTCTTGGATACTGATGATGGCAACTATGACGCATGGCGAGAGCTGTTCTTAACCCGCTGGACATCTCGATGGAACGCTCTTACCAGACAACGACGACGATCAACCTTGGAAGAAACGTGATGGCTTGGTCAAACTTTGGCTTTACCGAACTCTCTCAAAGGATCTCTTCAAAAGCACATTCAAGGCGGGCGGTACGTCTCGACAAGTTTGTATCAGACTTGAGAACTTCTTCCGCAACAACAAAGAAGCTCGTGCGATCCAACTTGATCACAAGCTTCGCAATCAGGAGATTGGTGACCTCTCAATCCATGCCTACTGTCAAGAACTGAAATCCATAGCCGATCTTTTGGCTAATCGAGAGAACCCTGGTCATGTATTTGTTGAATGGTCTTAATGGAAAGTATGATAATATTATCAATGTCATCATGCACAGACAACCCTTTCCAACCTTTGAGGAGGCACGTTCGATGTTGATTCTAGAAGAGGATCGCTTGGGCAAAGGCAAGAAAACAACCGCAACCAACAACGAGTCTTCTTCCTCGACAAAAGTTCTTGCTGTCACTGCCTCCACACCAGAACACAGGAGCTCTTCTCACGGTGATCAACAACAACAACAGTTCTCTAACAAAGGACGAGGCCGCAACCGAGGCAGAGGGAGACACAACAACAACAGTCATAGGTCGCAGTTCCAACAATGGAACACACCGTACTGGAACAACGGTTTTTCAATGTGGACTCAACACCAATTCAATCCTTGGATGCAGCTTCCTCCACAACCATACGCTCAACAAGGTCTCC
The DNA window shown above is from Brassica oleracea var. oleracea cultivar TO1000 chromosome C3, BOL, whole genome shotgun sequence and carries:
- the LOC106329843 gene encoding GATA zinc finger domain-containing protein 7-like, producing the protein MYLLNGLNGKYDNIINVIMHRQPFPTFEEARSMLILEEDRLGKGKKTTATNNESSSSTKVLAVTASTPEHRSSSHGDQQQQQFSNKGRGRNRGRGRHNNNSHRSQFQQWNTPFLHNHTLNKVSSDHDHNNNNGGNQRFEPTTDFASAFNTMTLIDPNDSQWYMDSGATAHLSNTAGSSNTEDSSPQ